A stretch of Pseudomonas sp. 7SR1 DNA encodes these proteins:
- a CDS encoding sulfotransferase family protein encodes MSQFHFISGLPRSGSTLLSAILLQNPRFHAGMTSPVGSLFSGVLQQCSAGSEFGSVIDTEQRRRLLRGLFDSYYADKADKPVIFDTNRHWCARLPALQDLFPQAKTIACVRNVAWILDSLERLYRANPFENTKLFNDDDERNTVYSRCETLAQRNRLVGFAWTALKEAYYGENAESLLIVDYDLLSQAPERVMRLVYEFIGEPWFEHDFNHLTYDAPAFDQALGVAGLHKVKPRVAPQARRTLLPPDLFEKYAELSFWRDGSASAANVIRVKTDAAIS; translated from the coding sequence TTGTCGCAGTTTCACTTTATCTCCGGCCTGCCACGCTCGGGCTCGACCCTCCTCTCCGCGATTCTGCTGCAGAATCCGCGTTTTCATGCCGGCATGACCAGTCCCGTCGGTTCACTGTTCAGTGGCGTCCTGCAGCAATGCAGCGCTGGCAGTGAGTTTGGTTCGGTGATCGACACCGAGCAGCGTCGGCGTCTGTTGCGTGGACTGTTCGACTCGTACTACGCCGACAAGGCCGACAAGCCTGTCATCTTCGATACCAACCGCCATTGGTGCGCCCGGCTGCCGGCCCTGCAGGATCTTTTCCCTCAGGCCAAGACCATCGCGTGCGTGCGCAATGTCGCCTGGATTCTCGACAGCCTGGAGCGGCTCTATCGCGCCAACCCGTTCGAGAACACCAAGCTGTTCAACGACGATGACGAGCGCAACACCGTCTACAGCCGCTGCGAAACCCTGGCCCAGCGTAATCGCCTGGTGGGGTTTGCCTGGACAGCGCTCAAGGAAGCCTATTACGGGGAAAACGCCGAATCGCTGCTGATCGTCGATTACGACCTGCTGAGCCAGGCCCCCGAGCGGGTGATGCGGCTGGTCTACGAATTCATCGGCGAGCCGTGGTTCGAGCACGATTTCAACCACTTGACCTACGACGCGCCGGCCTTCGACCAGGCCCTGGGCGTGGCCGGGCTGCACAAGGTCAAGCCCAGGGTCGCGCCGCAGGCCCGGCGTACGCTGCTGCCGCCGGATCTGTTTGAAAAGTATGCCGAGTTGTCGTTCTGGCGCGACGGGTCCGCCAGCGCTGCCAATGTCATTCGTGTGAAAACCGACGCCGCGATCAGCTGA
- a CDS encoding Ig-like domain-containing protein, whose protein sequence is MWWSKGKSRVTEGAQALASPMIMSLEPRMLFDGAVAATVADAAQPDAQPTAEAAKTPTADQSADSSHAPQGQVDATQAAVPGKSVVFVDSRVKDAANLLQGVAPGTQVVQLDAGKDGLQQIADYLDTHQGISSVQIIAHGNAGDLWLGNSYLSADNVQARSEVLAQIGQDMNVGGDILIYGCYTAEGDRGLSLVDSLAQLTGRDVAASNDRTGLGGDWDLEIATGNIESANVLSAKAMSEYQWGLATWTATNNANSGVGSLRAALGSAQNGDIVTFNSSMTVALTQVLVVNRNVTIDGDLNNDNVADVTLDGQFRTQVISVTSGTTATLDGLVITRGIVSGNGGNGGDDALVAKGGGIYNAGTLTLRNVTVTANVAAGGGGGGGVTPEYAGGGGGGGGAVGGGIGGRGGDTLNSSGSLGSTNQGGAGGGFFNIGGRGGSSTGGAGGAAYPGYSTGSAGGSASSAGLSIGGGGGGDGYNDIGGAGGGAVGGIYNDTGATLRIIGNSVISNNVGAGGGGGGGGAGGGYTQAGGAGGVGVGAIWNRGAVLITAANFAAMSGNAGGSGIGGTSAGTAGVTPASVANVYGDGGTINTNYVPDETPPTATIVVANTSLNSGATSLVTITFSEAVTGLSASDLTVQNGTIGTLTSGDGGVTWTGTLTAASNITDTTNLITLNNTGVSDLAGNAGVGTTDSNNYAVNDTVLPTASIVVSDTALRAGETSLVTITFSEAVTGLTTADLTVANGTLTGLSSADGGITWTATLTPDASVTDTSNLVTLDNTGVADLSGNAGTGTTNSNNYAIDTARPTATIVVTDTALSVGETSLVTITFSEAVTGFTTADLTVANGTITGLSSSDGGITWTGTLTPSASISDTTNLVSLNSGSIADLSGNVNTGTTDSNNYAIDTLRPTATIVVADTALSAGETSLVTITFSEAVTGFTLADLTVANGSLSGLSSSDGGITWTATLTPSSSVSDATNLVVLANTGVLDLAGNAGTGTTSSNNYAVDTQRPTATIVVADNALRIGETSLVTITFNEAVTGFTAADLTVTNGTLIGLSSGDGGITWTATFTPATNITDTSNLITLDNTGVSDAAGNAGSGTTDSNNYAIDTQRPTASIVVADNTLGAGETSVVTITFSEAVTGFTLADLTVANGSLSGLSTSDNITYTATFTPSVGVSDASNLITLGNSGVTDVAGNAGSGSTDSNNYVVDTLRPTATIVVADTSLSVGETSLVTITFSEAVSGFDNSDLTVTNGTLSAVSSSDGGITWTATFTPALGVVDASNVIVLANTGVSDAAGNTGTGTTNSNNYQVDTNVPTATVVIADSSLSIGETTTVTITFNEAVNGFDNSDLTIRNGTLSNVSSIDGGVTWTATFTPSVGISDTSNVITLDNTGVRNGANNAGVGTTDSNNYAIDTVRPTATIVVADTAIAAGETSLVTITFSEAVAGFTSADLTVANGTLTGLSTSDGGITWTATFTPTNGVTDTSNIITLANGGIADLAGNVGSGTTNSNSYSVDSLRPTATVVLSDSTLRPGETAQVTITFSEAVTGLSNDDLSVANGTLSAVSSSDGGLTWTATFTPTVGVSDATNLITLDNSGVSDAAGNAGAGTTNSANYAVETRLPTATVVVADNALKAGETSLVTITFSEAVSGFDNSDLSVSNGTLSNVSSTDGGVTWTATFTPGTNVSDTSNLISLDTSGVTNVSGNSGAGVVDSNNYAIDTVRPGATIVVSDSTLGIGQTTTVTISFTEAVTGFDLSDLSVANGVLSNLASSDGGLTWTATLTPTAGVSDTTNLILLDASTVQDVAGNAGVGIAISGNYALDATRPTATIVVANPSLGVGQTTQVTFTFSEAVTDFDLSDLSVTNGELSNLTTTDGGRTWTATFTPTVNLTDPSNFIALDTSNVTDLAGNAGSSVAVSNNYAIDTVVPNDVKPPPEFLTTDPVTVIPVSEVPLQPIVFTPPTGDLGSPLGFPPLFEQRDVGGGLRPIGDIFINRGALAPSYIAQVFGNDATGDGSGQGFLGFGGGDGGVFGSSTLSSLFNQDSGAEGESMDAFDDRSMQGGDVSQGVRGVFGAPTLGQQLQQIKDTEQRQVDSLAKALQQVGISQVPA, encoded by the coding sequence ATGTGGTGGAGCAAAGGTAAATCGCGGGTAACCGAGGGTGCACAGGCCCTGGCATCGCCAATGATCATGTCCCTGGAGCCGCGAATGCTGTTCGACGGCGCGGTGGCCGCCACCGTGGCCGACGCGGCGCAGCCGGACGCCCAGCCCACGGCCGAAGCCGCCAAGACGCCCACCGCCGACCAGTCGGCCGATAGCAGCCATGCGCCCCAGGGCCAGGTGGATGCCACCCAGGCCGCCGTTCCGGGCAAGTCAGTGGTGTTTGTCGATTCTCGGGTCAAGGATGCCGCCAACCTGCTGCAAGGCGTGGCGCCCGGCACCCAGGTGGTGCAGCTGGATGCCGGCAAGGATGGCCTGCAACAGATCGCCGATTACCTGGACACCCACCAGGGCATCAGCTCGGTGCAGATCATCGCCCACGGTAATGCCGGGGACTTGTGGCTGGGCAACAGCTACCTGTCGGCGGATAACGTCCAGGCCCGCAGCGAAGTGCTGGCGCAGATCGGCCAGGACATGAATGTTGGCGGCGATATCCTGATCTATGGCTGCTACACCGCCGAAGGTGATCGCGGCCTGAGCCTGGTGGATTCCCTGGCGCAGTTGACCGGCCGCGACGTGGCGGCATCCAACGACCGCACGGGCCTGGGCGGTGACTGGGACCTGGAAATCGCCACCGGCAACATCGAAAGCGCCAATGTGCTGTCGGCCAAGGCCATGAGCGAATACCAGTGGGGCCTGGCCACCTGGACCGCCACCAACAACGCCAATTCCGGCGTGGGCTCCTTGCGCGCGGCCTTGGGTTCTGCGCAGAACGGCGACATCGTCACCTTCAACAGCAGCATGACCGTCGCCCTGACCCAGGTACTGGTGGTGAACAGGAACGTCACCATCGATGGCGACCTCAACAATGACAACGTTGCCGATGTCACCCTGGATGGCCAGTTCCGTACCCAGGTCATCAGCGTGACGTCCGGTACCACGGCCACTCTCGACGGCCTGGTGATTACCCGTGGCATCGTCTCGGGCAATGGTGGTAATGGCGGCGACGATGCGCTGGTGGCCAAGGGCGGCGGGATCTACAACGCCGGCACCTTGACCCTGCGTAACGTCACGGTCACTGCCAACGTGGCGGCAGGCGGCGGTGGCGGTGGCGGTGTGACGCCGGAATACGCCGGTGGCGGCGGCGGTGGCGGCGGCGCGGTCGGCGGAGGAATCGGCGGTCGCGGTGGCGATACGCTCAACTCCTCGGGCTCCCTTGGCTCGACCAACCAGGGCGGTGCCGGTGGTGGCTTCTTCAATATCGGCGGCCGTGGCGGCTCTTCTACCGGCGGTGCCGGTGGCGCTGCCTATCCCGGCTACAGCACCGGTTCTGCCGGTGGCTCGGCCTCCAGCGCCGGGTTGTCCATTGGTGGTGGTGGCGGCGGCGACGGCTATAACGACATCGGCGGTGCCGGCGGTGGCGCGGTCGGCGGTATCTACAACGACACCGGCGCGACCCTGCGGATCATCGGCAACTCGGTCATCTCCAACAACGTCGGCGCAGGCGGCGGTGGTGGCGGTGGTGGTGCCGGCGGGGGCTACACCCAGGCGGGCGGCGCGGGCGGCGTCGGTGTCGGCGCGATCTGGAACAGGGGGGCAGTGCTGATCACCGCCGCCAACTTCGCGGCGATGAGCGGCAACGCCGGCGGCAGCGGCATTGGCGGGACGAGTGCCGGCACGGCCGGTGTCACTCCGGCGTCGGTGGCCAATGTCTATGGCGACGGCGGTACCATCAATACCAACTATGTACCGGACGAAACCCCACCTACCGCGACCATCGTGGTCGCTAACACCAGCTTGAACTCCGGCGCCACGTCGCTGGTGACCATCACCTTCTCCGAAGCCGTGACGGGCCTGAGCGCCTCGGACCTGACGGTGCAGAACGGCACCATCGGTACGCTGACCAGCGGCGACGGCGGTGTCACCTGGACCGGCACCCTGACCGCGGCCAGCAACATCACCGATACCACCAACCTCATCACCCTGAACAACACCGGGGTCTCGGACCTGGCCGGCAACGCCGGCGTGGGCACCACCGATTCGAACAACTACGCGGTCAACGACACCGTGCTTCCCACCGCTTCCATCGTGGTGTCCGACACCGCACTCAGGGCCGGTGAAACCTCCCTGGTGACCATCACCTTCAGCGAAGCGGTAACCGGTCTCACCACGGCCGACCTGACGGTCGCCAACGGCACGCTCACCGGCCTGAGCAGTGCCGACGGCGGTATCACCTGGACGGCCACCCTGACCCCGGACGCCAGCGTCACCGACACCAGCAACCTGGTGACCCTGGACAATACCGGCGTTGCCGACCTGTCCGGCAACGCGGGTACGGGAACGACCAACTCGAACAACTATGCCATTGACACCGCCCGTCCAACCGCCACTATCGTGGTGACGGATACAGCGCTGAGCGTCGGTGAAACTTCCCTGGTGACCATTACCTTCAGCGAGGCCGTGACCGGCTTCACCACCGCCGACCTGACCGTCGCCAACGGCACGATAACCGGCCTGAGCAGCAGCGATGGCGGCATCACCTGGACCGGGACATTGACCCCGAGCGCCAGCATCAGCGACACCACTAACCTGGTCTCGTTGAACAGTGGCAGCATTGCCGACCTGTCCGGAAACGTGAATACCGGCACGACCGATTCCAACAACTATGCGATCGATACGCTGCGCCCGACGGCTACCATCGTGGTGGCCGATACGGCGCTGAGCGCCGGCGAAACGTCCCTGGTGACCATCACCTTCAGCGAGGCCGTGACCGGTTTCACCCTGGCGGACCTGACCGTTGCCAACGGCTCCCTGAGTGGCCTGAGCAGCAGCGATGGCGGCATCACCTGGACCGCTACCCTGACGCCGAGCTCCAGTGTCAGCGACGCGACCAACCTGGTCGTGCTGGCCAATACCGGGGTGCTGGACCTGGCAGGCAACGCCGGCACCGGTACCACCAGCTCCAACAACTATGCCGTCGACACCCAGCGTCCGACCGCTACCATCGTCGTGGCCGACAACGCCTTGAGGATCGGTGAAACCTCCCTGGTGACCATCACCTTCAACGAAGCCGTGACCGGCTTCACCGCCGCCGACCTGACGGTCACCAACGGCACGCTCATCGGCTTGAGCAGCGGCGATGGCGGTATTACCTGGACCGCGACCTTCACGCCGGCGACCAACATCACGGACACCTCCAACCTCATCACCCTGGACAACACCGGTGTGAGCGATGCGGCGGGCAACGCCGGCAGCGGAACCACCGACTCCAACAACTACGCCATCGACACCCAGCGACCCACCGCAAGCATCGTGGTGGCCGACAACACCCTGGGCGCGGGCGAAACCTCGGTGGTCACCATCACGTTCAGCGAGGCGGTGACCGGTTTCACCCTGGCGGACCTGACCGTTGCCAACGGCAGCCTGAGCGGGCTGAGCACCAGCGACAACATCACCTACACCGCCACTTTCACACCGTCGGTCGGTGTTTCCGACGCCAGCAACCTGATTACCCTGGGCAACTCCGGCGTCACGGACGTGGCGGGCAACGCCGGCAGCGGCAGCACCGATTCCAACAACTACGTCGTCGATACGCTGCGTCCCACCGCCACCATCGTGGTTGCGGACACCTCGCTGAGTGTCGGCGAAACCTCGCTGGTGACCATCACCTTCAGCGAGGCGGTAAGCGGCTTCGACAATTCGGACCTGACCGTGACCAACGGTACCCTGAGCGCGGTCAGCAGCAGCGACGGCGGCATCACCTGGACCGCCACCTTCACGCCCGCCCTCGGGGTCGTCGACGCCAGCAACGTCATCGTACTGGCCAATACCGGCGTCAGCGACGCGGCGGGCAACACCGGTACCGGTACCACCAATTCGAACAACTACCAGGTCGACACCAACGTGCCGACGGCGACCGTGGTCATCGCCGACTCGTCGCTGAGCATCGGTGAAACCACGACGGTGACCATCACCTTCAATGAAGCGGTGAATGGGTTCGACAACAGCGACCTGACGATCCGCAACGGGACGCTGAGCAATGTCTCGTCCATCGATGGAGGCGTTACCTGGACGGCGACATTCACCCCGAGTGTCGGTATCTCCGATACCAGCAACGTCATCACCCTGGACAACACCGGGGTGCGCAATGGCGCGAACAACGCCGGCGTGGGCACCACCGACTCCAACAACTATGCGATCGATACCGTGCGTCCCACCGCGACCATCGTGGTGGCCGACACGGCCATCGCCGCTGGCGAAACCTCGCTGGTGACCATCACCTTCAGCGAGGCGGTGGCCGGCTTCACCAGCGCCGACCTGACAGTCGCCAACGGCACGCTCACCGGGCTGAGCACCAGCGATGGCGGCATTACCTGGACCGCCACCTTCACACCCACCAACGGGGTCACCGACACCAGCAACATCATCACCCTCGCCAATGGCGGCATTGCCGACCTGGCGGGCAACGTCGGCAGCGGCACGACCAATTCCAACAGCTACAGTGTCGACAGCCTTCGCCCCACGGCCACTGTCGTGCTGAGCGACTCGACGCTGAGGCCCGGGGAAACCGCCCAGGTGACTATCACCTTCAGTGAGGCGGTGACGGGCTTGAGCAATGACGACCTGAGCGTTGCCAACGGTACCCTGAGTGCCGTCAGCAGCAGCGACGGCGGTCTGACCTGGACGGCTACCTTCACACCGACGGTGGGTGTGAGCGATGCCACCAACCTCATCACCCTGGACAACAGCGGGGTGAGCGACGCCGCCGGCAACGCCGGGGCCGGTACGACCAATTCGGCCAACTATGCAGTCGAGACCCGACTGCCTACCGCTACGGTCGTCGTGGCTGACAATGCCCTCAAGGCCGGGGAGACGTCGTTGGTGACCATCACGTTCTCGGAGGCGGTGAGCGGTTTCGACAACAGCGACCTGAGCGTGAGCAACGGCACCTTGAGCAACGTGTCATCGACCGACGGCGGCGTGACCTGGACGGCCACCTTCACGCCGGGCACCAATGTCAGCGACACCAGCAACCTCATCAGCCTGGACACCAGCGGCGTGACCAACGTGTCGGGCAACAGTGGTGCTGGCGTGGTGGACTCCAATAACTATGCGATCGACACCGTGCGTCCGGGCGCGACCATCGTGGTGAGCGACAGCACCCTGGGCATCGGCCAGACCACCACCGTGACCATCAGCTTCACCGAGGCGGTGACCGGGTTCGATCTGTCGGACCTCAGCGTCGCCAACGGTGTGCTGTCCAACCTGGCCAGCAGCGATGGCGGCCTGACCTGGACCGCGACCCTGACGCCGACGGCGGGTGTCAGCGACACCACCAACCTGATCCTGCTGGACGCCAGCACCGTGCAGGATGTCGCTGGCAACGCGGGGGTTGGCATTGCCATCTCCGGCAACTACGCACTCGACGCCACCCGGCCGACCGCGACCATCGTCGTTGCCAACCCGAGCCTGGGTGTTGGCCAGACTACCCAGGTGACCTTCACCTTCAGCGAGGCGGTGACCGATTTCGACCTGTCGGACCTCAGCGTCACCAACGGTGAACTGAGCAACCTGACCACCACCGACGGTGGCAGGACCTGGACCGCGACGTTCACCCCGACGGTGAACCTGACCGATCCGAGCAACTTCATCGCCCTGGACACCAGCAACGTCACCGACCTGGCGGGTAACGCCGGATCCAGCGTGGCGGTGTCCAACAACTATGCCATCGACACCGTGGTGCCCAACGACGTGAAGCCGCCGCCGGAATTCCTGACGACGGATCCCGTGACGGTCATCCCGGTCTCCGAGGTGCCGTTGCAGCCGATAGTCTTCACACCGCCAACGGGGGACCTGGGTTCGCCGCTGGGCTTCCCGCCTTTGTTCGAACAACGGGACGTGGGCGGCGGCCTGCGGCCCATCGGCGATATCTTCATCAACCGTGGGGCGCTGGCGCCAAGCTACATCGCCCAGGTCTTCGGCAACGATGCTACGGGTGACGGTTCGGGCCAGGGCTTCCTCGGTTTTGGCGGAGGGGATGGCGGAGTCTTTGGCAGCAGCACCCTGTCGAGCCTGTTCAACCAGGATTCGGGGGCCGAAGGCGAGTCGATGGACGCCTTCGACGACCGCTCCATGCAGGGCGGTGATGTGTCCCAGGGCGTGCGAGGGGTATTTGGCGCTCCGACCCTGGGTCAGCAGCTGCAGCAGATCAAAGACACTGAACAGCGTCAGGTCGACAGCCTGGCGAAGGCTTTGCAACAGGTCGGCATCAGCCAGGTACCGGCCTGA
- a CDS encoding GNAT family N-acetyltransferase has product MESVAAEGLVVRPSRVSDGPFLQALYQAARPDLQWIDGEAEQVQQVIAQQYQVQEQGLGEHFPDAMHYVVEKLGTAIGALSTDFGPNEIRVLYLAFIPQARGQGYGRAVLQGVQKAAQQIRCPVATVVWTNNPHARRHYLALGFEVQESNLAAERLVWYPKGS; this is encoded by the coding sequence ATGGAGTCAGTAGCGGCAGAAGGACTGGTGGTACGGCCGTCGCGGGTCAGCGATGGGCCGTTTCTACAGGCGTTGTACCAGGCGGCGCGACCGGACCTGCAGTGGATCGATGGCGAGGCCGAGCAGGTGCAGCAGGTGATCGCCCAGCAGTACCAGGTACAGGAGCAGGGGCTGGGAGAGCATTTCCCCGATGCCATGCATTACGTGGTGGAAAAGCTCGGTACCGCCATCGGCGCCTTGAGCACCGATTTCGGGCCCAACGAGATCCGAGTGCTGTACCTGGCTTTCATCCCCCAGGCTCGCGGCCAGGGTTACGGTCGTGCGGTGCTGCAGGGGGTGCAGAAAGCCGCGCAACAGATCCGCTGTCCCGTGGCGACGGTGGTCTGGACCAATAATCCCCACGCCCGTCGGCATTACCTGGCACTGGGTTTCGAAGTCCAGGAAAGCAACCTGGCGGCAGAGCGTTTGGTCTGGTATCCGAAAGGCAGCTGA
- a CDS encoding phage tail protein, with protein MEVFMGTIQPFAFNFAPRGWALCNGQTIGIAQNSALFSLLGVTYGGNGQTTFMLPNLQGRMLMGMGNGLGLTPRVIGEVSGTENVTPTLNNLPAHTHALTGLTASTTLQLANPASNPVNTPTATNSFIGTSGTGPGSAAIYSDQIGASPVPLQGVSTTVSGTVSPAGAGLPLPIMNPFLAINFSIALEGIFPSRN; from the coding sequence ATGGAAGTATTCATGGGCACCATCCAGCCGTTCGCCTTTAATTTCGCCCCCCGTGGCTGGGCGCTGTGCAACGGGCAGACCATCGGCATCGCGCAAAACTCGGCGCTGTTTTCCTTGCTTGGCGTGACTTACGGGGGCAACGGCCAGACCACCTTCATGCTGCCCAACCTGCAAGGGCGCATGCTCATGGGCATGGGCAACGGCCTGGGCCTGACTCCCCGTGTGATCGGTGAGGTCTCCGGCACCGAAAACGTCACCCCGACGCTGAACAACCTGCCTGCCCACACCCACGCACTCACCGGCCTTACCGCCTCGACCACCCTGCAACTGGCGAACCCGGCCAGCAATCCGGTAAACACACCCACGGCCACCAACTCATTCATCGGCACCTCGGGTACAGGGCCAGGTTCGGCGGCGATCTATTCCGACCAGATAGGCGCCTCGCCGGTGCCGCTGCAGGGCGTGAGCACGACCGTCAGCGGTACGGTTTCTCCCGCCGGGGCCGGCTTGCCCCTGCCGATCATGAACCCATTCCTGGCGATCAACTTCAGCATCGCCCTCGAAGGTATCTTCCCGTCCCGCAACTGA
- a CDS encoding TolC family protein, with the protein MNRSQKLFGMSLLALVVSGCAVTSEPIDRSVSEERARTDRQNMYKDQEPLNGPLTLHQAMARAVKYNLEGRLKVMEEALAKRQLDLASFDMLPRMALDAGYVGRNNVNASSSQSVETGTQSLEPSTSQDRDREVADLTMVWNVLDFGVSYISAKQAGDQRLIVQERRRKVINTIVQDVRSAYWRAMAAERLLKQIDSLMARVEAARNNSQSMSEQRIGDPVQALGYQRSLIQATRQLEEQRRALSLAKTELATLINLPLGTELTLATPDQYEIPELKVDMARLEQEALASRPELREQDYQTRITAAETRKAMLRLLPGLEFSAGGHYDSNSFLVEQGWADYGVKVTWNLFNVISAPAAIDVAKAGEEVAAARRQAMSIAVLAQLYVANANYRDALRQFKTNQQLSDIDGQIVGQLRSRHQAAGIGELDLIQGELNTLQADLRRDLSYADLRNAYGQIFASAGLDPLPDEVQSTQVQSIATALANREAAWAQGDITVPRTAAAH; encoded by the coding sequence ATGAATAGAAGTCAGAAGTTATTCGGTATGAGTCTGCTGGCATTGGTGGTCAGCGGGTGTGCGGTGACCAGCGAGCCGATCGATCGCAGTGTCAGCGAGGAACGCGCCAGGACCGATCGGCAGAATATGTACAAGGATCAGGAGCCTCTCAACGGCCCGTTGACCTTGCACCAGGCCATGGCCCGGGCGGTGAAGTACAACCTGGAAGGCCGATTGAAGGTCATGGAGGAAGCCCTGGCCAAGCGACAGCTGGACCTGGCCAGTTTCGACATGCTGCCGCGCATGGCCCTGGACGCCGGCTACGTAGGGCGCAATAACGTCAACGCCTCCAGCAGCCAGAGCGTGGAGACCGGTACCCAGTCCCTGGAGCCGTCGACTTCCCAGGACCGCGATCGCGAAGTGGCCGACCTCACCATGGTCTGGAACGTGCTCGATTTTGGCGTCAGCTACATCAGCGCCAAGCAGGCCGGCGACCAGCGCCTGATCGTGCAGGAGCGCCGGCGCAAGGTGATCAACACCATCGTCCAGGACGTGCGTTCGGCCTATTGGCGCGCCATGGCTGCCGAGCGCCTGCTCAAGCAGATCGACAGCCTGATGGCTCGGGTGGAGGCTGCGCGCAACAACAGCCAGAGCATGAGCGAACAGCGCATCGGTGACCCGGTGCAGGCCCTGGGGTACCAGCGTTCGCTGATCCAGGCGACTCGCCAGCTCGAAGAACAACGGCGGGCGTTGTCCCTGGCCAAGACCGAACTGGCGACCCTGATCAATCTGCCGCTGGGCACCGAACTGACCCTGGCAACTCCGGATCAGTACGAGATCCCCGAACTCAAGGTCGACATGGCCCGGCTGGAACAGGAAGCCCTGGCCAGCCGTCCTGAACTGCGCGAGCAGGATTACCAGACGCGCATTACCGCTGCCGAGACCCGCAAGGCCATGCTGCGCCTGTTGCCGGGGCTGGAGTTCTCCGCGGGCGGGCACTACGACAGCAACTCGTTTCTGGTGGAGCAGGGCTGGGCAGACTATGGCGTGAAGGTCACCTGGAACCTGTTCAATGTGATCTCCGCCCCGGCGGCCATCGATGTGGCCAAGGCCGGTGAAGAAGTGGCGGCGGCGCGGCGTCAGGCCATGTCGATCGCCGTGCTGGCGCAACTGTATGTCGCCAATGCCAACTACCGCGATGCACTGCGTCAGTTCAAGACCAACCAGCAACTGTCGGATATCGATGGACAAATCGTCGGGCAGTTGCGCAGCCGTCATCAGGCCGCCGGCATCGGCGAGCTGGACCTGATCCAGGGTGAGCTCAACACCTTGCAGGCCGATCTGCGGCGGGACCTGTCCTATGCCGATCTGCGCAACGCCTATGGCCAGATCTTCGCCAGTGCCGGTCTCGACCCGTTGCCTGACGAAGTACAGTCGACCCAGGTGCAGTCGATCGCCACGGCGCTGGCCAACCGTGAAGCGGCCTGGGCCCAGGGCGATATCACGGTGC
- a CDS encoding DUF6916 family protein, which translates to MLQKVHSHHFQPLLGQTRSLVLPDGSRLPVRIEHLQETPRARMPNAERMPFNVELNSLESTEFVDGLCDLEMPGLGTLEGVFVSRVPAAGRDPTVGYFHIAFN; encoded by the coding sequence ATGCTGCAAAAGGTTCATAGCCACCATTTCCAGCCGCTGCTGGGCCAGACCCGAAGTCTGGTCCTGCCGGACGGCAGTCGCTTGCCGGTGCGGATCGAACATCTGCAAGAAACACCCCGGGCCAGGATGCCGAACGCCGAACGGATGCCGTTCAACGTGGAACTCAACAGTCTGGAAAGCACCGAGTTCGTGGATGGACTCTGTGACCTGGAGATGCCCGGGCTGGGCACGCTCGAAGGGGTGTTCGTGTCGAGGGTACCCGCTGCAGGTCGGGATCCGACGGTGGGCTACTTCCACATCGCATTCAACTGA